A section of the Gloeobacter violaceus PCC 7421 genome encodes:
- a CDS encoding serpin family protein, translating to MKNDAPGRPFRRSTLLRWGLALALFGSGVLRAGAQEKSAVKMLSDAQTRFGLQLFAALHNKAADQNVVISPLSIALALTMAYNGAGGSTRTAMAQTLALDGLDEDAINQGSADLATALQKTPKTSRVLIANSLWSQKGITLQPAFIRTAEQYFQAQVEALNFAEPRSAERINRWVAEKTENKIDQIVSPGALRDALVVLMNAVYFKADWQEAFEKSATRERPFKLGSGWQKNHPLMAKQGRFDYYETDEFQAVRLPYKDDFLGMYVFLPKADPAAFYRQLTAENWQQWLGPRTFARRPGELVLPRFQVRYEAQLKQTLSALGMGIAFTGRADFTRMVREPALISEVIHKTFVDVNEEGTEAAAATGVIVARTSAVATPPFRMVVDRPFFFAIQDNRTGTLLFAGAIADPMG from the coding sequence ATGAAAAACGATGCTCCAGGCCGGCCTTTCCGGCGCTCGACCCTGCTGCGGTGGGGATTGGCTTTGGCTCTATTCGGTTCGGGTGTGCTGCGGGCCGGTGCCCAGGAGAAGTCGGCCGTGAAGATGCTCAGCGACGCGCAGACCCGTTTTGGTTTGCAGCTTTTTGCGGCCCTGCACAACAAAGCCGCCGACCAGAACGTCGTGATTTCTCCCTTGAGCATCGCCCTGGCGCTCACCATGGCCTACAACGGCGCAGGCGGCTCCACCCGCACCGCCATGGCGCAAACCCTTGCCCTTGATGGACTGGACGAAGACGCCATCAACCAGGGTTCGGCGGACCTTGCCACTGCCCTGCAAAAAACGCCCAAAACCTCCAGAGTCCTGATCGCCAACTCGCTTTGGTCCCAAAAAGGCATTACCCTGCAACCGGCCTTTATCCGTACCGCCGAGCAGTACTTTCAGGCACAGGTGGAAGCACTGAATTTTGCCGAGCCGCGCTCCGCCGAGCGCATCAACCGCTGGGTGGCCGAAAAAACCGAGAACAAAATCGATCAGATCGTCTCTCCAGGAGCGTTGCGCGACGCGCTGGTGGTGCTGATGAACGCGGTCTACTTCAAGGCGGACTGGCAGGAGGCGTTCGAAAAATCCGCCACCCGCGAGCGACCGTTCAAGCTCGGGAGCGGCTGGCAGAAGAACCATCCGCTGATGGCGAAGCAGGGCCGCTTCGATTACTACGAAACCGACGAATTCCAGGCGGTGCGGCTGCCCTACAAAGACGATTTTCTGGGAATGTACGTCTTTTTGCCCAAGGCGGACCCGGCGGCTTTTTACCGGCAATTGACCGCCGAGAACTGGCAGCAATGGCTGGGTCCGCGTACCTTTGCCCGTCGGCCCGGAGAACTGGTCCTGCCCCGCTTTCAGGTGCGCTATGAAGCGCAACTCAAACAAACTCTGAGCGCCCTGGGCATGGGTATTGCTTTTACCGGCCGGGCCGACTTCACGCGAATGGTTCGCGAGCCGGCTTTGATTTCCGAGGTGATCCACAAGACCTTCGTCGATGTTAACGAGGAAGGCACCGAGGCGGCGGCGGCCACCGGCGTGATCGTGGCGCGCACCTCCGCCGTCGCCACACCACCTTTTCGGATGGTGGTTGATCGCCCGTTTTTCTTTGCCATCCAGGACAACCGCACCGGAACGCTGCTATTTGCAGGAGCAATTGCCGACCCGATGGGTTGA
- a CDS encoding NB-ARC domain-containing protein, whose translation MKTPKRKRQRGVLLTPQGYSRLQEARRRLEFRGNFGNRYTLDAMSERTGLAPRTLSKVMSRKEGVDRQTLEQCFHTFGLQLNEEDYLSLQIGRGRRRQPHAKPHMELEGAPNFAQFYGREQELATLKQWIVQERSRLVAVLGMGGIGKTCLCAELLQQIHLEFEYVLWRSVRNGPLPKELLADLVRFFSHPQELELPASFEGQVYSLLAHLRKHRCLVVLDNIETFMSSGSLAGRYRPGFEEYGFLFGAVGSTAHNSCLVLTSCEQPQGVNFVEGKRLPVRLYRLGGLGYHEGRQILLEKGLAAPEGDPHWKELIRCYAGNPLALKIVASTIRELFDGQAANFLQQGSVAFGGIYDLLEQHYHRLSDIEIECLYWLAVNREPVLLSQLQEDVLLPVSRSRLLEAMESLRARSLIECGGTRFTLLPVVLEYTTDKLLEAIYRELVDGKSVLFRRFAILKAQSPEHVKDAQIRFLLKPLVDQLLAVFGSRLALEHYTHRLLGELRRSELQQLGYAVGNLLNILCHCGIELGGYDFSTLTVRQADLRGARLCNANFQQTNFSQSIFTEALSTVSSVAFSPDGQLLATSEINGTIRLWQAADAQQLAYCRGHTSWVWSIAFSPDGRVLASGSADRTVRLWDYRTGQCLKVFQGHEGWVRSVAFHPGGGILASGSEDAAVRLWEVDSGRCLLTLRGHSGWIHAVRFSPNGQWLASSSQDGKIQLWHPESGEPLQAMQGHTGWVRSIAFAPDGQTLISGSDDQTLRLWDVQRGLLLKCLQGHTGWVRSVDFSADGRTLASGSDDQTVRLWDADSGLCFRVMHGHSNWISSVVFSPDGRLLTSGSVDHSVRIWEISSGHCLRVLQGHGSGIWSVAFRGDGKTLASGSIDHSVRLWDFSTRQPMRSLQAHTSWVRTVAFSPDGTLLASSGQDRTIKLWDPDSGRCLKTLRGHTGWVNSLAFSPNGALLASSSVDHSLRIWNVETGQCLGMLQGHTSWVRSVAFHPDGRVLASASQDKTARLWDIETGRCLWTLQGHTSWVRSVAFHPDGHTLASGSDDGTVKLWDVQTGRLADSLSGHGSGVWSVVFAADGKRLASGGDDKTVRLWDTTSMQCTHVLNRHASGVLCVAIEADSRILASSSADETITLWDLQGGNYLGTMRIEGPYTGMNITGATGLSEAQLATLKALGAVERDAAAPATPSGLDR comes from the coding sequence ATGAAAACCCCTAAACGCAAACGGCAAAGGGGTGTGCTCCTCACGCCTCAGGGATACAGCCGGCTGCAGGAAGCGCGGCGGCGGCTGGAATTTCGCGGTAATTTCGGCAACCGCTACACGCTCGATGCGATGAGCGAGCGCACCGGGCTCGCGCCGCGCACCCTCTCCAAGGTGATGAGCCGCAAAGAGGGCGTCGATCGGCAGACGCTCGAGCAATGTTTTCATACCTTTGGTCTGCAGTTGAACGAGGAAGACTATCTCAGCCTGCAGATCGGTCGCGGCCGGCGGCGCCAACCGCACGCAAAGCCGCACATGGAATTGGAAGGGGCTCCCAATTTTGCGCAGTTCTATGGGCGTGAGCAGGAACTAGCCACGCTGAAGCAGTGGATCGTACAGGAGCGCAGCCGGTTGGTGGCGGTCCTGGGGATGGGGGGCATCGGCAAAACCTGTCTGTGCGCCGAATTGCTCCAGCAGATCCATTTGGAATTTGAATATGTGCTCTGGCGTTCTGTGCGCAATGGTCCCCTTCCGAAGGAACTGCTGGCGGATCTGGTCCGTTTTTTCTCCCATCCGCAGGAGTTGGAGTTACCGGCTTCCTTCGAAGGTCAGGTGTACAGCCTGCTGGCGCATCTGCGCAAACATCGCTGTCTGGTTGTTCTTGACAACATCGAGACGTTCATGAGCAGCGGCAGTCTCGCCGGTCGTTACCGCCCGGGTTTTGAGGAGTACGGATTTCTCTTTGGAGCGGTCGGAAGCACGGCCCACAACAGCTGCCTGGTACTCACCAGCTGCGAGCAACCCCAGGGGGTGAATTTTGTCGAAGGCAAGCGGCTGCCGGTGCGGCTGTATCGGCTCGGCGGGTTGGGATATCACGAAGGCAGACAAATCTTGTTGGAAAAGGGGCTAGCTGCACCGGAAGGCGATCCGCACTGGAAGGAACTGATTCGCTGCTACGCGGGCAATCCGCTTGCCCTCAAGATCGTCGCCTCTACCATTCGGGAGTTGTTCGACGGCCAGGCGGCAAATTTTTTACAGCAAGGCTCCGTGGCGTTCGGCGGTATCTACGATCTGCTTGAGCAGCATTACCACCGATTATCGGATATCGAAATCGAGTGTCTTTATTGGCTTGCCGTCAATCGCGAACCGGTCCTGCTGTCGCAGCTGCAGGAGGATGTTCTGCTTCCTGTGTCGCGCTCTCGATTGCTGGAGGCTATGGAATCTTTGCGGGCCCGCTCTTTGATCGAATGCGGCGGGACACGCTTCACTTTGTTGCCGGTTGTTCTGGAGTATACAACCGACAAACTCCTCGAAGCGATCTATCGAGAACTGGTAGATGGCAAGAGCGTACTGTTTAGAAGATTCGCCATCTTGAAGGCGCAAAGCCCGGAACATGTCAAAGACGCCCAAATCCGCTTTCTGCTCAAGCCCCTGGTCGATCAGTTGCTTGCGGTATTCGGAAGCCGGCTGGCTTTAGAACATTATACGCATCGGCTGCTGGGGGAGTTGCGGCGCTCGGAGCTGCAACAGTTGGGGTATGCGGTCGGCAATCTGCTCAACATCCTCTGCCACTGCGGGATCGAGTTGGGCGGGTACGATTTTTCGACGCTGACGGTCAGGCAGGCCGACCTGCGCGGAGCCCGCCTGTGCAATGCCAACTTTCAACAGACGAATTTCAGTCAATCCATCTTCACCGAAGCCTTGAGCACCGTTTCGTCGGTAGCCTTCAGTCCGGACGGCCAACTGCTGGCCACCAGCGAGATCAACGGCACGATCAGGCTCTGGCAGGCTGCCGACGCTCAGCAACTGGCCTACTGCCGGGGGCATACCAGTTGGGTGTGGTCGATCGCCTTCAGCCCGGACGGGCGCGTCCTGGCCAGCGGCAGCGCCGACCGGACCGTGCGGTTGTGGGATTATCGCACCGGACAGTGTCTCAAAGTGTTCCAGGGGCACGAGGGATGGGTGCGCTCGGTCGCCTTCCATCCGGGAGGCGGTATCCTGGCCAGCGGCAGCGAGGATGCCGCCGTCAGGTTGTGGGAGGTCGATTCGGGGCGGTGTCTGCTGACGTTGCGGGGGCACTCCGGCTGGATCCACGCGGTGCGGTTCAGCCCCAACGGTCAGTGGCTGGCAAGCAGCAGCCAGGACGGCAAAATTCAGTTGTGGCATCCTGAATCCGGGGAGCCGCTGCAGGCGATGCAGGGACACACCGGCTGGGTGCGCTCCATTGCCTTTGCCCCGGATGGACAGACCCTCATCAGCGGCAGCGACGATCAGACCTTGCGGCTATGGGATGTCCAAAGGGGCCTCCTCCTCAAGTGTTTGCAGGGGCATACCGGCTGGGTACGCTCGGTCGATTTCAGCGCGGACGGCCGCACCCTCGCCAGCGGCAGCGACGATCAAACCGTCCGGCTGTGGGATGCGGATTCAGGCCTGTGTTTTCGGGTCATGCACGGGCACAGCAACTGGATCTCGTCGGTCGTGTTCAGTCCGGATGGGCGGTTGCTCACCAGCGGCAGTGTGGATCACTCGGTCAGGATTTGGGAGATCAGTTCGGGCCATTGTTTGCGGGTTCTCCAGGGACACGGCAGCGGTATTTGGTCGGTGGCCTTCCGGGGCGACGGCAAGACCCTGGCAAGCGGCAGCATCGATCATTCGGTCAGGCTCTGGGACTTCAGCACCAGGCAGCCGATGCGCTCACTGCAGGCCCATACCAGTTGGGTGAGGACGGTGGCCTTCAGCCCGGACGGCACGCTACTGGCCAGTAGCGGACAGGATCGCACCATCAAGCTCTGGGATCCGGATTCTGGCCGCTGTTTGAAGACTCTGCGCGGGCACACCGGTTGGGTCAATTCCCTGGCCTTCAGCCCAAACGGCGCTCTGCTCGCCAGCAGCAGCGTCGATCACTCGTTGAGGATCTGGAATGTCGAGACCGGCCAGTGCCTGGGGATGCTGCAGGGACACACCAGCTGGGTGCGCTCGGTCGCCTTCCACCCGGACGGCCGCGTGCTCGCCAGTGCCAGCCAGGACAAAACGGCCCGACTGTGGGATATCGAAACCGGCCGGTGTCTCTGGACATTGCAAGGGCACACCAGCTGGGTGCGCTCGGTCGCCTTTCACCCGGACGGCCACACCCTCGCCAGCGGCAGTGACGACGGTACCGTCAAGCTCTGGGACGTGCAGACCGGCCGGTTGGCGGACAGCCTGTCGGGGCACGGCAGTGGCGTCTGGTCGGTAGTCTTTGCCGCGGATGGCAAGCGGCTCGCCAGCGGCGGGGACGACAAGACGGTGCGGTTGTGGGACACCACCTCGATGCAGTGCACCCACGTACTGAACCGCCACGCCAGCGGTGTGCTGTGCGTCGCCATCGAAGCGGACAGCCGCATCCTCGCGAGCTCCAGTGCCGACGAAACGATCACCCTTTGGGATTTACAAGGGGGCAACTATCTAGGAACGATGCGCATCGAAGGACCGTATACGGGGATGAACATCACCGGCGCCACGGGGTTGAGCGAAGCCCAACTGGCGACATTGAAAGCTTTGGGGGCGGTGGAACGGGACGCTGCCGCTCCGGCGACACCTTCAGGCCTGGACCGCTGA
- a CDS encoding GNAT family N-acetyltransferase has protein sequence MIFETQRLVLKPILESELSTLHRIFTDSHVRRYLCDEEIFSLQQVEEMLKQSKKHFEEERFGLWFIKLNSESEAIGFIGLWYFFDEEQPQLIYALLPKALKKGYATEAAAKILEYCFDELGYEYVVASCDQRNLGSQKVAQRLGMRKMAEKIVRGSPILFFRIEKS, from the coding sequence ATGATATTTGAAACGCAGAGGTTGGTTTTGAAACCGATTTTGGAGAGTGAACTTAGCACACTCCATAGGATTTTCACTGATTCACATGTGAGGAGATATTTGTGTGACGAAGAAATCTTTTCTTTGCAACAGGTTGAGGAGATGCTCAAACAGAGTAAAAAGCACTTTGAAGAAGAAAGATTTGGCCTTTGGTTTATCAAGTTAAATAGTGAGAGTGAAGCCATTGGATTTATTGGTTTGTGGTATTTCTTTGACGAAGAACAGCCTCAATTAATCTATGCCCTGCTGCCTAAGGCGCTCAAAAAAGGCTACGCTACTGAAGCCGCAGCCAAAATCTTGGAATATTGTTTTGATGAACTTGGTTATGAGTATGTTGTAGCAAGCTGCGATCAGCGAAACCTTGGGTCGCAAAAAGTAGCGCAAAGACTCGGAATGAGGAAGATGGCAGAAAAAATTGTGCGTGGGAGTCCTATATTGTTCTTTAGAATTGAAAAGTCGTAA
- a CDS encoding GNAT family N-acetyltransferase, which translates to MEVRAEKPEDVEAVRRLNVAAFGRESEANLVDQLRGVASTFSFVAVESEQIVGHIFFSPVAIAGECAANLLVLGLAPVAVLPDYQRKGIGSLLIQHGLAECARFGFKAVVVLGSPAYYLRFEFTPAKEKGLGCEYAVPDETFMVLELESGALEGCVGIIKYHSEFNELA; encoded by the coding sequence ATGGAAGTTCGAGCCGAAAAGCCAGAAGATGTAGAAGCTGTTCGCAGACTCAATGTTGCGGCATTTGGGCGAGAGAGTGAGGCAAACTTAGTCGATCAGTTGCGAGGCGTTGCGTCTACATTTTCCTTCGTTGCTGTTGAATCCGAGCAAATTGTTGGACACATTTTCTTTAGTCCAGTTGCGATCGCAGGAGAATGTGCTGCTAATTTACTTGTTCTTGGATTGGCGCCAGTGGCAGTGCTTCCTGACTATCAGCGAAAAGGAATCGGGTCATTGCTGATTCAGCATGGTTTAGCAGAGTGCGCTCGGTTCGGTTTCAAAGCTGTTGTTGTGCTGGGTTCTCCAGCATACTATCTGCGATTCGAGTTTACTCCAGCTAAGGAGAAGGGATTGGGGTGTGAGTACGCAGTGCCGGATGAGACATTTATGGTGTTGGAGTTGGAAAGTGGTGCATTGGAGGGCTGTGTTGGAATAATAAAGTATCATTCAGAGTTTAATGAACTTGCGTAG
- a CDS encoding DUF427 domain-containing protein, producing the protein MPKATWNGTVLAQSDKCEVVEGNYYFPPDAIQTEYFQPSNTRTTCPWKGVASYYDVVVDSKVNKDAAWYYPTPKDAAKHITGYIAFWKGTRVEA; encoded by the coding sequence ATGCCCAAAGCAACCTGGAATGGGACCGTACTTGCCCAGAGCGACAAGTGCGAAGTGGTGGAAGGAAACTACTACTTCCCGCCCGATGCGATCCAAACAGAGTACTTCCAGCCTTCCAACACCCGCACCACCTGCCCCTGGAAAGGGGTAGCCAGTTACTACGACGTTGTCGTGGACAGCAAAGTGAACAAAGACGCCGCCTGGTACTACCCGACCCCCAAGGACGCCGCCAAGCATATCACCGGCTACATCGCCTTCTGGAAGGGCACCCGGGTCGAGGCTTAG